Genomic DNA from Edaphobacter lichenicola:
GCCATTGCCTTCGGAAGATCGGTATCTGTAATCACATGATGGATCGCAGCAACGTCAACGATCTTAGACAGGCTTCGTCTATTAAACTTGGTCGAGTCGCAGACGGCTACAGTCGTTGTAGAAGCTTTTACCATTGCTCGATTGACTCGTGACTCCATGACATTCGGCGTCGTAAGCCCAATCTCCAGATCGAACCCATCAACCCCCAGAAAGAGAATGTCGGCGTGCATCTCGGCCAGCACCTCTTCGGCAAGCGGGCCCACCAGCGAGAACGAATTCCTGCGCAGCGAGCCTCCGGTCAGAATAACTTCAAAATCTGTCCCGCTGAGCTCAGCAGCAATATTGACCGCATTCGTAATAATGGTCAGATAGGAAAACTTCTTTAACCCCTTGGCAATCGCAGTGGTTGTTGTGCCCGAGTCGAGCAGAACACATTGCCCCTCCTTAACGAGCGCCACCGCAGCATCCGCGATACGCTGTTTTTCCTGTGAGTGCTGTGTTTCCTTCTCTTTCAAAGAGGGATCAAACAAAGCTCCCGA
This window encodes:
- the agaR gene encoding transcriptional repressor AgaR — encoded protein: MKHRNAPKLPIKAASPEVEPGSQMLIEERRQYILALARQNGRVIVEDLSKDLGISRITIRKDLDYLQAKGVLQRTHGGALLPQSGALFDPSLKEKETQHSQEKQRIADAAVALVKEGQCVLLDSGTTTTAIAKGLKKFSYLTIITNAVNIAAELSGTDFEVILTGGSLRRNSFSLVGPLAEEVLAEMHADILFLGVDGFDLEIGLTTPNVMESRVNRAMVKASTTTVAVCDSTKFNRRSLSKIVDVAAIHHVITDTDLPKAMAEGIRDLGLKLTLV